A region from the Kineothrix sp. IPX-CK genome encodes:
- a CDS encoding chorismate--pyruvate lyase, producing MVAFDYIVVNIEGDYANLKRTDTEKDELKLVARALLPEAIAEGTKLHYEYMEYTII from the coding sequence ATGGTTGCTTTTGATTATATAGTAGTAAATATTGAAGGGGATTATGCTAATTTAAAACGCACGGATACAGAGAAAGACGAATTGAAGCTTGTAGCGAGAGCACTTCTGCCGGAGGCTATCGCGGAAGGCACAAAACTGCATTATGAATATATGGAATATACCATCATTTGA
- a CDS encoding stage V sporulation protein AA: MSGETLYLKAELCTEVTVDDVFLKDVAKIYCADPHVAAKVKAIKIHRFGEKEQKRQVFSVLKLIEMIQQVCPNVSVENVGEKDVLVKRVNVNKHKGFVVFLKVIFVAGISFFGTAFTIMAFHNDVGINKVFGKVYELVMGQAAANYTILELTYSIGLALGIIVFFNHIGGRRITKDPTPIEVEMRIYEKDVNDALIETADREGKTIDVS; the protein is encoded by the coding sequence ATGTCGGGAGAGACTCTTTATTTAAAGGCGGAACTCTGTACAGAGGTTACCGTAGATGATGTTTTTCTAAAAGATGTGGCCAAAATATACTGTGCGGACCCCCATGTGGCGGCCAAGGTAAAGGCGATCAAAATACACCGTTTCGGAGAAAAGGAGCAGAAGCGTCAGGTGTTCAGCGTTTTGAAGCTGATAGAAATGATACAGCAGGTTTGTCCGAATGTAAGCGTGGAGAATGTGGGAGAGAAGGATGTGTTGGTGAAGCGCGTAAATGTGAATAAACACAAGGGCTTTGTTGTTTTTCTGAAAGTTATCTTCGTGGCGGGCATTAGCTTTTTCGGCACAGCTTTTACCATAATGGCGTTTCATAACGATGTAGGTATTAACAAGGTGTTTGGCAAAGTATACGAGCTCGTCATGGGGCAGGCAGCGGCGAATTATACGATTTTAGAGCTGACCTATTCCATAGGGCTCGCACTTGGAATCATTGTGTTCTTTAACCATATCGGAGGCAGAAGAATAACGAAAGACCCTACCCCCATCGAGGTGGAAATGCGTATTTATGAAAAAGATGTGAATGATGCGCTAATTGAAACTGCGGATAGGGAGGGAAAGACCATTGATGTTTCTTAA
- a CDS encoding stage V sporulation protein AB yields MFLKQLLLGIMGLSFGMFAAGGVFTVLISVGLIPRFAGKMHVSRKIFLFEEAVVFGTLTGNFFSIFDRYGRIGDFIIKNNIFGKESTESVWYMIGTAILIIFGLFAGIFVGCLALAIAEMLDSIPIFARRIGFRHGLGVVVLAMALGKVAGSLVYFIKAVFLYGGM; encoded by the coding sequence ATGTTTCTTAAGCAGCTTTTATTGGGAATCATGGGGCTTAGCTTCGGCATGTTTGCAGCAGGCGGAGTATTTACCGTATTGATTTCTGTCGGCCTGATTCCGCGCTTCGCAGGAAAAATGCACGTCAGCAGAAAAATCTTTTTGTTTGAAGAGGCGGTCGTCTTCGGCACTCTGACAGGAAATTTCTTCAGTATATTCGACAGATATGGCAGAATCGGAGATTTTATAATTAAAAATAATATATTTGGAAAAGAGAGTACGGAATCCGTCTGGTATATGATAGGTACGGCAATCCTCATTATCTTCGGGCTGTTTGCCGGGATTTTTGTCGGCTGCCTTGCCCTTGCAATTGCGGAAATGCTGGATTCTATCCCGATTTTTGCCAGAAGAATCGGCTTTCGCCATGGCCTTGGAGTAGTGGTGCTGGCCATGGCTCTCGGAAAAGTCGCAGGCAGCCTCGTCTATTTCATAAAGGCTGTGTTTTTGTATGGGGGAATGTGA
- the spoVAC gene encoding stage V sporulation protein AC, with product MEEQKKQEYKEYVKEVTPTHNLWIQMIKAFFVGGVICVLGQFILNYCTNSLGLDKETAGGWCSLLLILISILLTGFNIYPSIAKFGGAGALVPITGFANSVAAPAIEFKKEGQVFGVGCKIFTIAGPVILYGIFTSWVLGLIYWILKVSGMIA from the coding sequence ATGGAAGAACAGAAAAAGCAGGAATATAAAGAATATGTCAAGGAGGTTACGCCGACTCATAATTTATGGATTCAAATGATAAAGGCGTTTTTCGTGGGAGGAGTAATATGTGTCCTCGGGCAGTTTATCTTGAACTACTGTACGAATTCATTGGGATTGGATAAGGAAACGGCGGGAGGGTGGTGTTCCCTGCTGCTAATATTGATCAGTATCCTGCTTACGGGATTCAATATTTATCCCAGCATTGCAAAATTCGGTGGAGCAGGAGCCCTTGTTCCGATTACCGGTTTTGCTAATTCCGTAGCGGCTCCGGCGATAGAGTTCAAGAAAGAAGGCCAGGTATTTGGTGTGGGATGTAAAATATTCACCATAGCAGGCCCCGTAATTTTATACGGCATATTTACCAGCTGGGTTTTGGGATTGATTTATTGGATATTGAAAGTAAGCGGAATGATTGCATGA
- a CDS encoding SigF/SigG family RNA polymerase sporulation sigma factor produces MEEVTVLIARSQAGDKEAREVLIEKNLGLVHHIVKRFLGRGYDAEDLFQIGSIGLMKAIDKFDLSFEVKFSTYAVPMISGEIKRFLRDDGMVKVSRTLKENGWKIKQTAEKISYEQGREATLEEISKLTELSIEDIVMAMEANVEVESIYKSVYQSDGNEIFLVDKLPEKKDANERLLNHMLLEQLMSELEEDERQLITLRYFQDKTQVEVAKKLGISQVQVSRMEKRILVRMRESLI; encoded by the coding sequence ATGGAGGAGGTTACAGTACTAATTGCCAGATCACAAGCCGGTGATAAAGAAGCGAGAGAAGTACTGATAGAAAAAAACCTGGGACTGGTTCATCATATCGTAAAGCGTTTTCTAGGGAGAGGCTATGATGCAGAGGATTTGTTCCAAATAGGAAGTATTGGCCTTATGAAGGCTATCGATAAATTTGATTTATCCTTTGAGGTAAAATTCTCTACTTATGCGGTTCCTATGATAAGCGGAGAAATCAAACGCTTCCTGCGCGATGACGGAATGGTCAAGGTAAGCAGGACCTTGAAAGAAAACGGGTGGAAAATCAAACAGACTGCCGAGAAAATATCATACGAGCAGGGAAGGGAAGCTACGCTGGAAGAGATATCCAAACTCACGGAGCTGTCTATAGAAGATATCGTCATGGCCATGGAAGCAAATGTAGAAGTAGAATCCATATATAAATCCGTTTACCAGTCCGACGGAAATGAAATATTTCTGGTGGACAAGCTGCCGGAGAAAAAGGATGCCAACGAAAGGCTGCTGAATCACATGCTGCTCGAGCAGCTCATGAGCGAGCTGGAAGAGGATGAAAGGCAGCTGATCACGCTTAGGTATTTCCAGGATAAGACGCAGGTGGAAGTGGCGAAAAAGCTCGGCATCAGCCAGGTTCAGGTCAGCCGCATGGAAAAAAGAATATTGGTCCGTATGAGGGAAAGTCTTATATAG
- a CDS encoding anti-sigma factor antagonist, with protein sequence MEENFKVIDNYLMVKMPEEIDHHKSSYISENADRFIMQNRVSNVVFDFEDTRFMDSSGIGIIMGRYKKISCFGGKVFAVNMDNRIKHLLIISGLHKIVEIMD encoded by the coding sequence ATGGAAGAGAATTTTAAAGTGATTGACAATTATCTCATGGTAAAAATGCCTGAGGAAATTGACCATCACAAATCATCATACATAAGTGAAAATGCGGACCGGTTCATAATGCAGAATAGAGTGAGCAATGTTGTTTTTGATTTTGAGGATACGAGGTTTATGGATAGTTCCGGCATTGGGATTATCATGGGACGTTATAAAAAGATTTCCTGCTTCGGCGGCAAAGTGTTTGCGGTTAATATGGATAATAGAATAAAGCATCTTTTAATAATATCAGGCTTACATAAAATAGTGGAAATTATGGACTAG
- a CDS encoding MBOAT family O-acyltransferase, with amino-acid sequence MVVFSGIEFLFRFLPIFLAVYYITPQKYRNTALLFGSIVFYAVGEPYFILLLLAFVWLNYILAKKICFYETEHRVKNKKKLRRKKLHKKIDKKKGNKWLITALLLDVGLLVVFKILGAFAGNEVLPLGLSFYTFKMISFQMDIYRRDIKALPTFKRTAVYFMMFPQIISGPIMRYDEGNFTLEKRTYSWERIEEGLKYFVLGLGTKVLLADRLAILDKDIHTIGYESISTPLAWLGAISYSMQLYFDFWGYSLMASGLCVMLGFSFIKNFDHPYASRSISEFWRRWHMTLGSFFRDYIYIPLGGSREGKKKTVRNLLIVWLLTGLWHGGGLNFILWGLVLFGLIVLEKLWLGKWLQKYPLLGRCYVLVLIPITWMLFAITDIGQLGLYLGRMFPFVGGEGIAVNSSDIFKYLKMYAPYLMAGVIWCIPAAYRFVEKHRRHPAVIAGMVCVFWLSVYFTVSMGNNPFAYLKF; translated from the coding sequence ATGGTAGTGTTTTCCGGGATAGAATTTCTGTTTCGCTTTTTGCCGATTTTCTTAGCCGTTTATTATATAACACCGCAGAAATACAGAAATACGGCCTTATTATTTGGAAGTATCGTATTTTATGCCGTAGGCGAGCCGTATTTCATATTGCTCCTTCTGGCGTTCGTATGGCTGAATTATATTTTGGCGAAAAAAATATGCTTTTACGAGACCGAACATAGAGTTAAGAATAAGAAGAAGCTTCGCAGGAAGAAACTTCATAAGAAGATAGATAAGAAAAAGGGGAATAAATGGCTGATTACAGCTCTACTGCTGGACGTAGGGCTGTTAGTTGTTTTTAAAATTCTTGGTGCTTTTGCGGGAAACGAGGTCCTGCCCTTGGGACTCAGCTTTTATACCTTCAAAATGATTTCTTTTCAAATGGATATATACAGAAGAGACATTAAGGCACTCCCGACCTTTAAACGCACAGCCGTTTATTTCATGATGTTCCCCCAGATCATATCGGGGCCGATCATGCGCTATGACGAAGGAAACTTTACGCTGGAAAAGAGGACCTATTCCTGGGAGCGCATAGAGGAGGGGCTGAAATATTTTGTCTTAGGACTTGGTACCAAGGTTCTTCTGGCAGACCGTTTGGCAATTTTGGATAAAGATATTCACACTATCGGCTACGAGAGCATATCCACACCTCTTGCGTGGCTTGGGGCAATTTCTTACTCCATGCAGCTGTATTTTGATTTTTGGGGATATTCACTCATGGCATCGGGACTTTGTGTGATGCTTGGCTTTTCCTTCATCAAGAACTTCGATCATCCTTATGCGTCGCGGAGCATCAGCGAGTTCTGGCGCCGGTGGCATATGACCCTGGGGAGCTTTTTTCGGGATTATATATACATACCTTTAGGCGGAAGCCGGGAAGGAAAGAAAAAGACGGTGCGTAATCTTCTGATCGTATGGCTGCTGACGGGACTTTGGCATGGGGGAGGCCTGAATTTCATTTTATGGGGATTGGTTTTGTTCGGACTCATCGTCCTGGAGAAGCTATGGCTCGGGAAGTGGCTGCAAAAATATCCGTTGCTTGGAAGATGTTATGTGCTCGTTCTGATTCCGATTACATGGATGTTATTTGCGATAACCGACATCGGCCAGCTCGGACTGTACTTAGGACGAATGTTTCCCTTTGTCGGAGGAGAGGGCATTGCAGTTAATTCCTCGGATATTTTCAAATATCTGAAGATGTATGCTCCGTATCTTATGGCAGGAGTTATCTGGTGTATTCCGGCAGCATACCGGTTTGTGGAAAAGCACAGAAGGCATCCGGCGGTCATCGCAGGAATGGTCTGCGTTTTCTGGCTGTCCGTATATTTTACGGTAAGCATGGGTAACAATCCTTTTGCTTACTTGAAGTTTTAA
- a CDS encoding tetratricopeptide repeat protein translates to MICYNCGCRLSEHDFCTGCGADVSIYKKIMYISNRFYNDGLEKAGVRDLTGAITSLRQSLKFNKNNIEARNLLGLVYFEMGEVVAALSEWVISKNLRPKKNIADDYIDMIQSNQARLDSINQTIKKYNQALLYCNQGSSDLAIIQLKKVLSLNPKFVRAHQLLALLYINGEEWDKARKELNKCIQIDTNNTTTMRYLKEVEHMLVPEEGAKAASKKKSQSKDAVTYQSGNETIIQPLNVKESKGVSTFVNMGIGIVIGIAIACFLILPARIQAAKSTINDELRVVSEQLDAKTATIDEMEQQVNNLTEEKAKLEEDLEGYVGTDGALQATDKLLLASDAYLKNAADIVTVSEYLDEIDLESLGTSASESFTALYDTLTGLIGPELAKTYFDEGYSDYRQEKYASAIPKLAKAYQYDQTNGDALYYLANSYRRNGNVDKAKETYAKVIELFPGTKKASESATYLAEINNGN, encoded by the coding sequence ATGATATGTTATAATTGTGGCTGCCGTTTATCTGAACATGATTTTTGCACCGGATGCGGGGCAGATGTGTCTATATATAAGAAGATTATGTATATATCCAATCGCTTTTACAACGACGGGTTGGAAAAGGCCGGTGTAAGAGATCTTACCGGAGCGATTACCAGCCTGCGCCAGAGCCTTAAGTTCAATAAGAACAATATTGAGGCGAGAAACCTGCTGGGTCTGGTTTATTTCGAAATGGGAGAAGTGGTGGCGGCGCTCAGCGAATGGGTGATCAGCAAGAACCTCCGGCCTAAGAAAAATATTGCGGACGATTATATCGACATGATACAGAGTAATCAGGCGAGGCTGGATTCTATCAATCAGACGATCAAAAAATATAATCAGGCGCTTTTGTACTGTAATCAAGGGAGCTCAGACCTTGCAATAATCCAACTGAAGAAGGTGCTTTCCTTAAATCCGAAGTTCGTCAGAGCTCATCAGCTCCTTGCGCTTTTATATATTAACGGGGAAGAGTGGGATAAGGCGAGAAAAGAACTGAATAAATGTATTCAGATCGATACGAATAATACAACTACCATGCGCTATTTAAAGGAAGTGGAGCATATGCTCGTTCCCGAAGAGGGCGCGAAGGCAGCTTCGAAAAAGAAGAGCCAGTCGAAGGACGCGGTAACATATCAAAGTGGTAATGAAACCATTATTCAGCCCTTAAATGTGAAGGAATCCAAGGGAGTTTCCACTTTCGTAAATATGGGTATAGGTATTGTAATAGGTATTGCGATAGCTTGCTTCCTCATACTGCCTGCGAGAATCCAAGCGGCTAAGTCTACGATTAATGACGAGCTTAGAGTGGTCAGCGAGCAGCTGGATGCGAAGACGGCGACCATCGATGAGATGGAGCAGCAGGTGAACAATCTGACGGAGGAAAAAGCTAAGCTTGAAGAGGATTTAGAGGGCTATGTGGGGACAGACGGTGCCTTGCAGGCAACGGATAAGCTCCTGCTCGCTTCCGATGCGTACCTTAAGAATGCCGCGGATATCGTGACCGTTTCTGAATATCTGGATGAAATAGACCTGGAAAGCCTGGGGACCTCGGCCTCCGAATCCTTTACTGCCTTGTACGATACATTGACCGGACTGATAGGGCCGGAATTGGCTAAGACATATTTCGACGAAGGTTACAGCGATTACCGTCAGGAGAAGTACGCAAGCGCTATTCCCAAACTGGCGAAGGCTTACCAGTATGACCAGACTAACGGAGACGCACTTTATTATCTTGCTAACTCCTACAGACGAAATGGAAATGTCGATAAAGCCAAAGAGACCTATGCGAAGGTAATCGAGCTTTTCCCTGGTACGAAGAAGGCCAGCGAGTCAGCGACATATCTGGCTGAGATAAATAACGGTAATTAA
- the spoIIAB gene encoding anti-sigma F factor has protein sequence MKNEMTMEFDAVSENEAFARISVAAFISFLNPTLEEMSDVKTAVSEAVTNAIIHGYDKIEGGKVVINCSIEKDVLHIEVIDKGNGIENIERAMEPLFTTKPELNRSGMGFPFMEAFMDDLEVISEPGKGTVVQMKKKIGCTSWIEDEE, from the coding sequence ATGAAAAATGAAATGACGATGGAATTTGATGCGGTATCGGAAAACGAGGCTTTTGCGAGAATTTCTGTAGCAGCCTTTATATCCTTTTTAAATCCCACATTGGAAGAGATGTCGGACGTAAAAACGGCAGTTTCAGAGGCGGTGACCAATGCGATCATTCACGGCTATGACAAAATCGAGGGAGGAAAGGTCGTAATAAATTGCTCAATCGAAAAAGATGTATTACATATTGAGGTGATAGATAAGGGAAATGGTATAGAGAATATCGAAAGAGCGATGGAGCCTCTATTTACCACTAAGCCGGAACTCAACCGTTCCGGAATGGGATTTCCTTTTATGGAGGCGTTCATGGACGATTTGGAAGTGATATCCGAACCAGGCAAAGGAACGGTTGTGCAGATGAAAAAGAAAATCGGCTGTACCTCGTGGATAGAAGATGAGGAGTAG
- a CDS encoding folylpolyglutamate synthase/dihydrofolate synthase family protein, translated as MRSYHETEEYLLNVPKFTMLKGGPESTWLTRKNTLEDTSRFLELLGNPGSSKKVIHVAGTNGKGSVCAYLCSVLGEAGYRAGMFCSPHLVEMRERFRLNGVPVEEEAFTKAFEAVMDKIELMREVSGNSAYHPTFFEFLFFMGMLIFEDKGVDYIVLETGLGGRLDATNTVKSPVLTVITEIGMDHMEYLGDTVGKIAGEKAGILKPCAPVVFCDKRKEASEVILKRAKMLGIQAFPVTGDDYINVNLTNKSIDFSFHSRYYDYIRLTVSTKALYQVENASIAARCIEVLQDPKVTLKHLTEGIRKTVWEGRMEEIMPGIFLEGAHNEDGIRAFVQSVSADSCKGKRYMLFSTVLDKDYESMVRILEEKPLFELTALTRLDSRRAAPMEALCAAFEKYGSGSYEVFACSKDALAFLMDRKKERDYIYIVGSLYLVGEIKALLRRRTDD; from the coding sequence ATGAGATCCTATCACGAAACAGAGGAATATCTCTTAAATGTACCGAAGTTCACAATGTTAAAGGGGGGACCGGAGTCAACATGGTTGACGCGAAAGAATACCCTTGAGGATACGAGTCGCTTTTTGGAACTTCTGGGAAATCCTGGAAGTTCCAAAAAAGTAATTCACGTAGCAGGCACAAACGGAAAAGGTTCCGTTTGTGCTTACTTGTGTTCCGTTCTTGGGGAGGCGGGATATCGTGCGGGAATGTTTTGTTCTCCGCACCTCGTAGAAATGAGGGAACGGTTTCGTTTAAACGGTGTTCCGGTAGAGGAGGAGGCGTTTACGAAAGCCTTTGAAGCGGTCATGGATAAAATAGAGCTCATGAGAGAGGTATCGGGCAACTCCGCATATCACCCGACGTTTTTCGAGTTTTTATTTTTTATGGGAATGCTTATATTTGAGGATAAGGGCGTGGACTATATCGTGCTTGAGACCGGGCTGGGCGGCAGGCTGGATGCCACAAATACGGTGAAAAGCCCGGTTCTTACGGTTATTACAGAAATAGGAATGGACCATATGGAATATTTGGGAGATACGGTCGGCAAAATAGCAGGAGAGAAGGCGGGAATACTAAAACCCTGCGCTCCGGTCGTTTTTTGCGATAAAAGAAAGGAAGCTTCCGAGGTAATATTAAAAAGAGCGAAAATGCTCGGAATTCAAGCATTTCCGGTAACCGGTGACGACTATATTAATGTTAATTTAACAAATAAAAGCATTGATTTTTCCTTTCATTCTCGTTATTATGATTATATTAGGCTCACAGTATCAACAAAAGCATTATATCAGGTGGAAAATGCCTCTATAGCAGCGAGGTGTATAGAGGTACTTCAAGATCCCAAGGTTACTCTGAAGCATTTGACAGAGGGAATCCGAAAGACCGTATGGGAAGGCAGGATGGAAGAAATCATGCCTGGTATCTTTTTGGAGGGCGCGCATAATGAGGACGGAATCAGGGCCTTTGTGCAGTCGGTCTCAGCAGATTCATGCAAAGGAAAAAGATACATGCTGTTTTCCACCGTTTTGGATAAGGACTATGAGTCGATGGTACGTATACTGGAAGAGAAACCATTGTTTGAGCTGACGGCACTGACCAGACTGGACAGCAGGCGGGCTGCGCCTATGGAGGCTTTATGCGCGGCGTTTGAGAAATATGGCAGCGGAAGCTATGAGGTGTTTGCTTGTTCGAAGGATGCGTTAGCGTTTCTAATGGATAGAAAAAAAGAGCGAGATTATATATATATTGTTGGCTCTCTTTATCTGGTTGGAGAGATAAAGGCGCTGCTAAGGAGGAGAACGGATGATTAA
- a CDS encoding MATE family efflux transporter, whose translation MKALDKNGFYQKIFKLVLPIVIQNLLSAAVSSADVVMLNYVGQTSIAAASLAAQYSSILFMVYYGLGTGATMLCAQYFGKEDMRAIEAVEGIALRFSLVISILFAVMSFSVPQLMMRVFTDDAELIGLGAYYLRYISVSYLCWGLIEIYLSILRSIGRVVVGTVLNAVTISFDIFLNAVLIFGLFGAPKLGIIGVALSTSISRVLELIACIVISHFSKDIKLNLRFMFIRNKLLFKDFIRLSLPALGNDVAWGVAFSMYSVIIGHMGSDAVAANSFVSIIRNFGTVLCFGVASAGGILLGNEIGENRLEEARVNAGKLMKLTVLSGLLGGLLIFAATPFVLKYAALSETALYYLKYMLLINTYYVMGAAVNTTLIAGVFRAGGDSRFGFICDTIDMWCYAVPLGFLAAFVFKLPVLWVYFLLCTDEFVKWPWVIKHYKSGKWLKNITRDNLFEDA comes from the coding sequence ATGAAAGCTTTAGATAAAAACGGATTTTATCAAAAAATCTTCAAACTGGTCCTTCCTATTGTCATTCAGAATCTCTTAAGCGCAGCCGTAAGCTCTGCGGACGTAGTCATGCTCAATTATGTCGGCCAGACTTCCATAGCTGCCGCCTCTCTTGCGGCTCAGTATTCCAGTATTCTGTTTATGGTTTATTACGGACTGGGTACAGGGGCTACTATGCTGTGCGCCCAGTATTTCGGAAAAGAAGATATGCGCGCTATCGAAGCCGTGGAAGGAATTGCGCTCCGTTTTTCGCTGGTAATTTCTATATTATTTGCCGTAATGTCTTTCTCGGTTCCCCAATTGATGATGCGCGTATTTACCGACGATGCCGAGTTAATTGGACTGGGGGCATATTATCTGCGTTATATTAGTGTCAGCTATTTGTGCTGGGGATTAATTGAAATATATCTTTCTATTTTAAGAAGTATCGGACGAGTTGTTGTGGGAACTGTGTTGAATGCGGTAACTATAAGCTTTGACATTTTCTTGAATGCCGTATTGATCTTCGGTCTGTTCGGCGCGCCCAAGCTCGGCATTATAGGCGTTGCGCTTTCCACTTCCATCTCCCGGGTGCTGGAACTGATCGCATGCATCGTAATATCACATTTCAGCAAAGATATTAAATTGAATCTTAGATTTATGTTTATTCGCAATAAGCTTCTGTTCAAGGATTTCATCCGCTTGTCCCTGCCTGCGCTGGGTAACGATGTGGCATGGGGCGTCGCTTTTTCCATGTACTCGGTAATTATCGGCCACATGGGCTCCGATGCGGTTGCTGCCAATTCCTTCGTCAGCATTATCCGTAACTTCGGTACCGTTCTCTGCTTCGGCGTTGCCAGTGCAGGCGGCATATTGCTTGGAAATGAAATCGGTGAAAACCGTTTGGAAGAGGCTCGCGTCAACGCCGGCAAGCTGATGAAGCTTACCGTTTTGAGCGGCCTTTTGGGCGGCCTTCTCATATTCGCGGCTACGCCCTTCGTTCTAAAGTATGCCGCATTGTCCGAAACCGCACTTTACTATTTAAAGTACATGCTCCTTATCAATACCTACTATGTAATGGGAGCCGCCGTTAATACCACCCTGATAGCCGGAGTCTTCCGCGCAGGCGGTGACAGCCGTTTCGGGTTTATCTGCGATACCATAGATATGTGGTGCTATGCCGTACCTCTGGGCTTTTTGGCTGCCTTCGTATTCAAACTCCCTGTTTTATGGGTATATTTCCTGCTCTGTACCGATGAATTCGTGAAGTGGCCCTGGGTCATCAAGCATTATAAGAGCGGGAAATGGCTGAAGAATATTACCAGGGATAATTTATTTGAGGACGCCTAA